A single region of the Nitrosomonas sp. Is79A3 genome encodes:
- the rpsR gene encoding 30S ribosomal protein S18 — protein sequence MARFTRRKDSKDKEREKKVNRPLFKRKKFCRFTAEGIKNVDYKDIEILKDFVNENGKIIPARITGTTSFYQRQLGTAIERARFLALLPYTDRH from the coding sequence ATGGCACGTTTTACAAGACGTAAAGACAGTAAAGATAAAGAAAGAGAAAAGAAAGTCAACCGCCCTTTATTTAAGCGCAAAAAGTTTTGCCGTTTTACTGCGGAAGGCATAAAAAATGTTGATTATAAAGACATTGAGATATTAAAAGACTTTGTTAATGAAAACGGGAAGATAATCCCAGCACGTATCACCGGTACGACATCTTTTTATCAGCGCCAACTGGGTACAGCGATAGAGCGAGCTCGTTTTCTAGCATTATTACCTTACACTGATCGTCATTAA
- the priB gene encoding primosomal replication protein N, which produces MDCNQTIICGKIAKLGVIRYTPAGVAVIEFTINHVSRQKEAGIARQIIFDILAVALGPLALTVAGFEINNTVKLTGFINRKSHMNHQLVLHTDHIELI; this is translated from the coding sequence TTGGATTGTAATCAAACAATTATTTGTGGAAAAATTGCTAAACTAGGAGTTATACGCTACACACCTGCTGGTGTTGCCGTCATTGAGTTTACAATCAATCATGTATCGCGGCAAAAGGAAGCGGGGATAGCTCGGCAAATAATATTTGATATTCTTGCAGTAGCATTGGGACCACTGGCTTTGACTGTTGCCGGGTTTGAGATTAACAATACGGTTAAACTTACCGGGTTCATCAATAGAAAAAGCCATATGAATCATCAGCTAGTATTGCATACCGATCATATAGAACTTATTTAA
- the rpsF gene encoding 30S ribosomal protein S6, which translates to MRHYEIVFIVHPDQSEQVPAMIERYRSIVTAKNGTIHRVEDWGRRQLAYLIQKVHKAHYVLMNIECDQETLNDLDHAFKFSDAILRHLTIKTKGPVTEPSPMMRQEERSVSASVHVPDVIADEAEPDEAPEESSTPA; encoded by the coding sequence ATGCGACATTACGAAATAGTTTTTATTGTTCATCCTGATCAGAGTGAGCAAGTACCTGCAATGATCGAACGTTATCGCAGCATTGTAACCGCAAAAAATGGCACAATTCATCGCGTGGAAGATTGGGGGCGCCGCCAGCTTGCCTATCTGATTCAGAAAGTTCACAAGGCGCATTATGTATTGATGAATATTGAATGTGATCAAGAAACCTTGAATGACTTAGACCATGCGTTTAAATTCAGTGATGCTATTCTTCGGCACTTAACCATCAAGACAAAAGGTCCGGTCACAGAACCATCGCCGATGATGCGTCAAGAGGAAAGATCCGTTTCTGCGAGCGTGCATGTCCCCGATGTGATTGCTGATGAAGCAGAGCCTGATGAGGCGCCTGAAGAATCCAGTACTCCTGCGTAA
- a CDS encoding aminodeoxychorismate/anthranilate synthase component II, protein MLLMIDNYDSFTYNLVQYFSELGEKVVVYRNDEITLDKISQLHPERIVISPGPCTPNEAGVSLSVINQFSQNIPVLGVCLGHQSIGQAFGGRIIHAKQLMHGKTSPIFHHNVGVFRDLPNPFIATRYHSLVVERSSLPDCLEITAWTEDDEIMGIRHKTLAIEGIQFHPESILSEHGHKILENFLNR, encoded by the coding sequence ATGTTGCTAATGATTGATAACTACGACTCTTTTACCTATAACCTGGTGCAATATTTCTCTGAATTAGGTGAAAAAGTTGTTGTATACCGGAATGATGAAATTACTCTGGATAAAATTTCACAATTGCATCCTGAAAGAATAGTGATTTCTCCAGGACCTTGTACTCCCAATGAAGCAGGCGTGTCGCTGTCAGTGATTAATCAGTTCAGTCAGAATATTCCGGTTTTAGGTGTTTGTCTGGGACATCAAAGTATTGGGCAAGCATTCGGCGGCCGGATTATTCATGCAAAACAGCTGATGCATGGCAAAACATCGCCCATTTTTCATCATAATGTGGGGGTTTTCCGGGATTTGCCCAATCCCTTTATCGCAACCCGCTATCATTCCCTCGTCGTTGAGCGCTCATCACTTCCTGATTGCCTGGAAATTACAGCGTGGACTGAAGATGATGAGATTATGGGTATCCGGCATAAAACACTCGCAATCGAAGGTATTCAATTTCACCCTGAATCAATTTTGAGCGAGCATGGACATAAAATACTCGAGAATTTTCTGAATCGCTAA
- the trpD gene encoding anthranilate phosphoribosyltransferase, translating into MTPQEALHRIIAHQEIMHDEMVSLMRQIMRGEISPVLIAAIITGLRVKKETIGEIAAAAQVMREFATKVDISDSTHLVDTCGTGGDSAHTFNISTASAFVAAAAGARVAKHGGRSVSSKSGSADVLEALGVNLNQTPQQVAQSIHEIGAGFMFAPNYHAAMKHAAPVRRELGIKTLFNILGPLTNPASAKRQVLGVFNEDLVTTLAHVLQLLGSEHVLIVHGKDGLDEITITGETNIGELRNGTVSVYTIRPEDFNLKTSPIETIRVTDSEHAKTMLLSVLENVAGPARDVVLMNAGAAIYVSGIADTLEQGIKTAHQAIESGAALMKFQELVKFTHRNSV; encoded by the coding sequence ATGACTCCACAAGAAGCGCTACACCGCATCATTGCGCATCAAGAAATAATGCATGATGAGATGGTTTCTCTGATGCGGCAAATCATGCGGGGAGAAATCTCACCTGTTCTAATCGCCGCGATCATCACCGGTCTCCGGGTAAAAAAAGAAACTATCGGAGAGATAGCTGCGGCAGCTCAAGTGATGCGCGAATTCGCAACCAAAGTTGATATCTCCGACAGCACGCATTTGGTGGATACTTGCGGCACAGGCGGAGATTCTGCGCACACATTCAATATCTCAACCGCATCGGCATTTGTCGCCGCAGCTGCGGGAGCCCGCGTCGCCAAGCACGGCGGCAGGTCAGTTTCAAGTAAATCGGGTAGCGCAGATGTGCTTGAAGCGCTCGGTGTTAATTTAAATCAAACGCCGCAACAGGTTGCGCAAAGCATCCATGAAATTGGTGCCGGTTTTATGTTTGCTCCAAATTACCACGCAGCTATGAAACACGCCGCGCCGGTACGTCGCGAGTTAGGCATTAAAACATTATTCAACATTCTGGGACCACTCACGAATCCTGCTAGCGCAAAAAGACAAGTATTGGGTGTATTTAATGAAGATCTGGTTACAACCTTGGCGCATGTGCTGCAGCTACTGGGTAGTGAGCATGTATTAATCGTTCATGGTAAAGATGGCTTAGATGAAATTACGATAACCGGTGAAACCAATATCGGTGAATTGAGAAATGGTACAGTATCAGTGTATACCATCAGACCAGAAGATTTTAACCTAAAAACATCACCAATTGAGACTATCAGAGTTACGGATAGCGAACATGCAAAAACAATGTTGCTTTCAGTACTGGAGAATGTTGCCGGACCTGCGCGTGATGTTGTTCTGATGAATGCTGGCGCTGCAATATATGTTTCCGGTATTGCGGACACTCTTGAACAGGGAATAAAAACTGCGCATCAAGCAATAGAAAGCGGCGCAGCACTCATGAAATTTCAGGAACTAGTGAAATTTACGCACAGAAATTCTGTTTAA
- the trpC gene encoding indole-3-glycerol phosphate synthase TrpC codes for MPDILKKILAVKKQEIMAATALKPYPLLLQEARSVSPPRDFVAAIRNKINVGQSAVIAEIKQASPSKGILRGCSSDTNAQSFEFLPAEIAKTYAQHGAACLSVLTDKQFFMGSSEYLQEARAACTLPVLRKDFILEDYQVTEARAMNADCILLIVSAFLLENIEPVMRMLKLEELANSLGMAVLIEVHDANELEMALQLNTPLIGINNRNLRTFETSLNTTLELLNQIPSSKIVVTESGIHSPADVALMRSQHVNAFLVGEAFMRAEDPGIELKRLFF; via the coding sequence ATGCCCGATATCTTAAAGAAAATCCTTGCAGTAAAAAAACAAGAAATTATGGCTGCCACGGCATTAAAGCCCTATCCATTATTACTCCAAGAAGCCCGATCCGTATCCCCACCGCGCGATTTCGTTGCAGCAATTCGTAACAAAATCAATGTAGGGCAATCCGCTGTTATTGCTGAAATCAAACAAGCCAGTCCCAGCAAAGGGATATTACGCGGATGCTCCTCTGACACCAATGCACAATCGTTTGAATTTCTGCCTGCCGAGATAGCCAAAACTTATGCGCAACATGGTGCAGCTTGTCTGTCAGTATTGACTGATAAACAATTTTTTATGGGAAGCTCTGAATATTTGCAAGAGGCGCGCGCAGCCTGCACGCTTCCCGTTCTACGCAAAGATTTCATTCTTGAGGATTATCAGGTTACTGAAGCGCGCGCTATGAATGCGGATTGTATTTTGCTGATAGTCAGTGCTTTTTTGCTAGAAAACATTGAACCGGTAATGCGTATGCTGAAGCTTGAAGAACTCGCCAATTCGCTTGGAATGGCCGTTCTGATTGAAGTTCATGATGCAAATGAATTGGAGATGGCACTCCAGCTCAATACACCGTTAATCGGGATCAATAACCGCAACTTACGGACTTTTGAAACCTCTTTAAATACCACTCTGGAATTATTGAATCAAATTCCATCCAGCAAAATAGTCGTTACGGAAAGCGGTATACATAGTCCTGCCGATGTTGCACTGATGCGCAGTCAACACGTTAATGCATTTCTTGTTGGTGAAGCTTTCATGCGCGCTGAAGATCCAGGCATTGAATTAAAAAGGTTATTTTTCTGA
- a CDS encoding HDOD domain-containing protein — MLQPKQRNLSEWVNFLTTTEIPALKQTARNLTALVQDEQHMCARSIAHIVKYDPLMTVKLLRYLQQHKHRSQEHDVVEVEQMIMILGLETTLNKVSAKPLAEEILGRDNMGALVYLLKTAHRANIASSYAFDWAVRLHDLHFEEIRIAALLHDIAEMLMWCFAPNEMLKIKHLQKLDKTMRSVTAQESIFGFSLNQLQLELAVKWRLPKLLITLMDDNCSNLQRVRNVALAVNLARHSANGWSDAALPDDYEGIAKLLHLQTGDVMTIVGSHKQHEESTSHS; from the coding sequence ATGCTACAGCCAAAACAGAGAAACTTATCTGAGTGGGTAAATTTTCTCACGACAACGGAAATTCCAGCTCTAAAACAAACCGCTCGTAATCTTACAGCTCTGGTGCAAGACGAACAGCACATGTGCGCTCGCAGCATTGCTCATATTGTGAAATATGATCCGCTAATGACAGTAAAGTTGTTACGCTATCTACAGCAACACAAACATCGCAGCCAAGAACATGATGTAGTGGAAGTTGAACAGATGATCATGATACTTGGACTTGAGACCACCTTAAATAAGGTATCAGCAAAACCATTAGCTGAAGAAATTTTAGGACGCGACAACATGGGCGCGCTTGTTTACTTACTAAAAACTGCACATCGCGCAAATATTGCTTCTTCATATGCTTTTGACTGGGCGGTTCGTTTACATGATTTGCATTTTGAAGAAATTCGGATCGCAGCTTTATTACATGATATTGCTGAAATGCTCATGTGGTGTTTCGCACCCAATGAGATGTTAAAGATCAAGCATCTACAAAAATTAGACAAAACAATGCGTAGCGTCACAGCGCAAGAAAGTATTTTCGGCTTCTCGTTAAACCAGTTACAACTGGAACTTGCTGTTAAATGGAGATTACCTAAATTATTAATTACCTTGATGGATGATAATTGCTCCAACCTGCAACGTGTGCGCAATGTTGCTCTCGCTGTCAATTTGGCCAGGCACTCTGCTAACGGATGGAGTGATGCAGCTTTACCTGATGATTATGAAGGAATAGCCAAGCTTTTGCATTTACAAACAGGGGATGTCATGACTATAGTAGGCTCTCACAAACAACATGAGGAATCAACTAGCCACTCCTAA
- a CDS encoding P-loop NTPase fold protein, with amino-acid sequence MKKITDTLDVFFKGKEQVLVIKGDWGCGKTFFWDKYIQNKIEAKEKTGKIDQIAYSYVSLFGKNSLVDIRASLLQAAKLITTEEKFNAYVEKHVFEKSGFLGRILILKKRFQRIKYNDYVLKAFNITNNIDKFTRSTAFLEDKLVDNYVICFDDIERKGNSLSMRDFMGYIDELARKRNCKLILIFNEKSFTNEIDIKDLEQYREKVVDIELAFKPTYKQNLSYIFPDTHPVFPLLEKALNVLNLKNIRIIKKIRSLIDLSWSELEKSDKLIIEEFVNHATVLCWAYYAESSGLSLEFVKEQLEEGDWTAYLTKKKGELTDKENYYSSISIALQLSSSLFDEQIIGYLRYGYIDIEEIRRTVTELSNEIQKSHAREALSDVWNLYANSFKDNQNEIVKSFREVLTNDYTKLKLYDYAAALEMLTELNDDPIDLMELYIKNDQELLHDIIQKESWTVENSKIRYEPLINYMAQIQSSRENAWDINTLSARIADNHAWNPEDIDYLSSVSVDEFVAWIKTNPDDLPRKLKEGLLSFGQIAGKDSSKAKYDRIATNVKSAIIKLASESYINNHRAQILYNIIPEQETEFGRPSLRSGRRDFQ; translated from the coding sequence ATGAAAAAAATAACTGACACATTAGATGTTTTTTTTAAAGGTAAAGAACAAGTCTTGGTTATAAAGGGCGATTGGGGTTGTGGTAAAACTTTTTTTTGGGATAAATACATACAAAATAAAATAGAAGCTAAAGAAAAAACCGGAAAGATTGATCAAATTGCTTACAGCTATGTTTCTCTTTTTGGAAAGAATTCTCTCGTTGATATTCGTGCTTCCCTATTACAAGCCGCAAAACTTATTACAACAGAAGAAAAGTTTAATGCTTATGTTGAAAAGCATGTGTTTGAGAAGAGTGGATTCTTAGGCCGGATCCTTATCCTAAAAAAAAGATTTCAACGCATAAAATATAATGATTATGTTTTAAAAGCTTTTAATATAACGAATAACATTGATAAATTCACGAGATCCACTGCATTTCTAGAAGATAAACTTGTTGATAATTATGTAATATGTTTCGATGACATAGAGAGAAAAGGTAATTCTTTGTCAATGCGTGACTTTATGGGGTATATCGATGAATTGGCCCGTAAAAGAAACTGTAAGCTAATTCTTATCTTTAATGAGAAATCATTTACAAACGAAATTGATATAAAAGATTTAGAGCAATATAGAGAAAAAGTTGTAGATATTGAATTGGCTTTCAAGCCAACTTATAAGCAAAATCTAAGTTACATATTTCCTGATACACATCCAGTATTCCCTTTACTAGAAAAAGCATTAAATGTTCTGAATCTCAAGAATATACGGATAATAAAAAAAATAAGAAGCCTGATCGATTTAAGCTGGTCTGAGTTGGAGAAATCGGACAAATTAATAATAGAAGAATTTGTTAATCATGCGACCGTATTATGCTGGGCATATTATGCGGAAAGTTCTGGTTTATCATTAGAATTTGTAAAAGAACAGCTTGAAGAAGGCGATTGGACGGCATATTTAACTAAAAAAAAGGGGGAGTTAACGGATAAAGAAAATTATTACAGTTCAATTTCTATAGCACTACAGCTTTCATCATCGCTTTTCGATGAGCAAATAATCGGTTACCTTAGGTATGGGTATATAGATATTGAAGAAATAAGGAGAACAGTAACAGAGCTATCAAATGAAATACAAAAAAGTCATGCACGTGAAGCACTTTCCGATGTATGGAATCTTTATGCGAATTCTTTTAAAGATAATCAAAATGAAATTGTAAAATCTTTTAGGGAAGTTCTCACGAATGACTATACAAAACTCAAGCTATACGATTATGCAGCGGCATTAGAAATGCTAACCGAACTAAATGATGATCCTATAGACTTAATGGAACTCTACATAAAAAACGATCAAGAATTACTACACGATATTATTCAAAAAGAAAGTTGGACAGTAGAAAATAGTAAGATACGCTATGAACCTCTGATAAATTATATGGCACAAATTCAGAGTAGCCGAGAAAATGCGTGGGACATTAATACATTAAGTGCAAGAATTGCTGATAATCATGCATGGAATCCAGAGGACATTGATTATTTGAGTTCTGTCAGCGTAGATGAATTTGTAGCATGGATAAAAACTAATCCTGATGATTTGCCGCGGAAGCTGAAAGAAGGATTGTTGTCTTTCGGTCAGATTGCAGGTAAAGATTCAAGCAAAGCTAAATATGATCGTATTGCAACCAATGTAAAGTCGGCCATTATTAAGCTAGCAAGTGAAAGCTATATAAACAACCACCGAGCCCAAATTTTATACAATATTATTCCGGAACAAGAAACTGAATTTGGACGCCCATCGCTCCGGTCAGGACGGCGTGATTTTCAATGA
- a CDS encoding DUF2971 domain-containing protein — protein MSYPSKLYKYVVPDRIDILKNQLIRFSQPSALNDPFELQPIFGEIFSENELRDMFKLNLNFLEEALNKQLLKFPQKTRKKIIRQLLLQAKKDPHVLQGEIDKVAPLLKNEISNFTPKAKKILSDVLQTVGILSLSEKLDHPLLWAHYAASHRGFTIEFKTDHEFFNRRRSDKDELFHLRKVRYVNNSLSTDITLSEMHGDDILATKDISWEYEAEWRIIAPLASANKTLERLDDKIYLYSVPSSSISSIIIGARASSLLYEELRTVLLSTPNCEHISLKKVELNTTNQTIIING, from the coding sequence ATGAGTTATCCATCTAAATTATACAAGTATGTGGTTCCAGACCGTATCGATATTCTAAAAAATCAACTCATACGATTTTCTCAACCATCTGCACTCAATGATCCATTTGAATTACAACCCATATTCGGTGAAATTTTCTCTGAAAATGAGTTAAGAGATATGTTTAAGCTTAATCTCAATTTTCTGGAAGAAGCCTTAAATAAACAACTTTTGAAATTCCCACAGAAAACTCGAAAAAAAATAATAAGACAACTTCTTTTACAAGCCAAAAAAGATCCGCACGTTCTTCAAGGAGAAATTGATAAAGTAGCACCGCTACTAAAAAATGAGATATCCAATTTTACTCCGAAAGCTAAAAAAATTCTGTCTGATGTCCTTCAAACAGTTGGAATATTAAGCCTTTCTGAAAAGCTTGATCATCCTCTTCTATGGGCGCACTATGCTGCTTCTCATAGAGGTTTTACAATTGAATTTAAAACGGATCATGAATTTTTTAATCGTCGTCGTTCTGATAAAGACGAGTTGTTCCATCTAAGAAAAGTCAGGTATGTTAATAATTCATTGAGCACTGATATAACACTATCTGAAATGCATGGTGACGATATATTAGCTACAAAAGACATATCATGGGAATATGAGGCTGAATGGAGAATAATTGCCCCACTTGCAAGCGCCAATAAAACATTGGAAAGACTGGATGATAAAATTTATCTTTACTCGGTTCCATCATCATCGATATCGTCAATAATCATCGGTGCGCGTGCTTCATCCTTGCTTTATGAAGAACTTAGAACAGTTTTACTATCAACACCAAATTGCGAGCACATCTCTCTAAAGAAGGTTGAATTAAATACTACAAATCAAACAATTATAATTAATGGATAA
- a CDS encoding replication initiation factor: MKKETKVSSEAIASNEIEAAEPTQRTTSFSEEERCEGEVEKDLTGASHQSVSFPQGTPSSNTVPYNCNNEYFKLLRFGIDSLYLSYQGELFPEVKERLVKLKQLAQHPEADQQAQAQYAIAGHIFEVKDKGSSIFPYVIEDGAFRISLSKTSKKTPMAYVKLSSRYLCSITPIEAETHLCHILSELGILSDYAHVSRIDLCADFVSHENMESWGREAWITRGKKIDAHAVNEKFTGWSIGLGGKISCRLYNKLIEIHTSGRTDLIPLWKAAGWQEGEPVWRIEFQLMRDVLAEHGLISLDTVLANLNGLWSYASTEWLRLTLPNPDDQTRSRWPIHPLWGYISSIDWETNLNTLSRSFQATRLPEDKRILALGVSSMASYMAKYGITDFDEGLDRYLLALHQYLCACGEFGGLSGEDCLLEKVRLRGKEFNTIININEAEQKNLEIQKAAKDYRQSSEGE; encoded by the coding sequence ATGAAGAAAGAAACAAAAGTTTCATCTGAAGCTATAGCATCTAATGAAATCGAAGCCGCCGAGCCAACGCAGAGGACGACGAGCTTCAGCGAGGAGGAGCGATGCGAGGGCGAGGTGGAAAAGGATTTGACTGGCGCATCGCATCAGTCTGTTTCATTCCCACAGGGTACGCCGTCTAGTAACACAGTACCCTATAACTGCAATAATGAGTATTTCAAGCTTTTAAGGTTTGGGATTGATAGTCTGTATTTGTCTTATCAAGGTGAATTATTCCCAGAAGTCAAAGAACGTTTGGTAAAGCTTAAACAGTTAGCGCAGCATCCTGAAGCAGATCAACAAGCGCAAGCACAATATGCTATTGCTGGCCATATCTTTGAGGTCAAGGATAAAGGCTCATCAATATTCCCGTATGTCATAGAAGATGGCGCTTTTCGTATCAGTCTATCCAAAACCAGCAAAAAGACCCCGATGGCGTATGTGAAGTTATCTTCCCGCTATCTATGCAGTATTACCCCTATTGAAGCAGAAACGCATTTATGTCATATCCTGAGTGAATTGGGTATCTTGTCAGATTATGCCCATGTCAGCCGTATCGATTTATGTGCTGATTTTGTTTCCCATGAAAACATGGAATCCTGGGGTCGTGAGGCATGGATAACGCGCGGTAAGAAGATAGATGCTCATGCAGTGAATGAGAAATTCACGGGTTGGTCGATTGGTTTGGGTGGAAAGATTTCCTGCCGTTTGTATAACAAACTAATAGAAATTCATACCAGTGGCAGAACCGATCTTATTCCCTTATGGAAAGCTGCTGGATGGCAAGAGGGTGAACCTGTTTGGCGTATTGAATTTCAGTTGATGCGCGATGTATTGGCTGAGCATGGCTTGATTAGCCTTGATACGGTATTAGCTAATTTAAACGGCTTATGGAGCTATGCTTCAACAGAATGGCTGCGTCTCACGTTGCCTAACCCCGATGATCAAACACGCTCCCGCTGGCCGATTCATCCGCTTTGGGGTTATATCTCATCAATAGATTGGGAAACAAACCTAAATACGCTTTCCAGATCATTCCAAGCCACACGATTGCCAGAAGATAAGCGGATATTAGCATTGGGAGTCAGTTCAATGGCTTCCTACATGGCGAAGTATGGCATTACTGACTTTGATGAAGGTTTGGATCGTTATTTGTTAGCGCTGCATCAATATCTTTGCGCCTGCGGAGAGTTTGGCGGGCTTTCAGGCGAAGATTGTCTTCTTGAAAAAGTGCGTTTACGTGGCAAAGAATTCAATACGATTATAAATATCAATGAAGCAGAGCAGAAAAATCTGGAAATTCAGAAGGCTGCTAAAGATTATCGCCAGTCATCGGAGGGTGAATGA
- a CDS encoding helix-turn-helix domain-containing protein gives MKTLNLDEAAQFLKLHPEEVRRRAKAGIIPGAKVGKCWVFIEEDLAAYMRSLYAPPRQALQVGHGEKQLCHSVNVVRRGGLVSPHQAASELDALLQLKIKPKHRNSTTS, from the coding sequence ATGAAAACCCTCAACTTAGATGAAGCTGCTCAGTTTCTCAAATTGCACCCCGAAGAAGTGCGCCGTCGTGCCAAAGCGGGAATTATCCCCGGCGCTAAGGTAGGGAAGTGTTGGGTATTTATTGAAGAAGATCTTGCTGCCTACATGCGCTCGTTATATGCTCCTCCTCGGCAAGCGTTGCAAGTGGGACATGGAGAAAAACAATTATGTCACTCTGTAAACGTGGTAAGACGTGGTGGATTAGTTTCACCACACCAAGCGGCGAGCGAATTAGATGCTCTGCTGCAACTGAAGATAAAACCCAAGCACAGGAATTCCACGACAAGCTAA
- a CDS encoding site-specific integrase, whose amino-acid sequence MSFTTPSGERIRCSAATEDKTQAQEFHDKLKADSWRVVKLGDKPKRTWDEAAYKWLMETQHKASHKQDMKQVAWLQQFFRGRLLSELTREVIAEVGEVKRKETSPSTANRYLATIRAILRRAALDWEWIEKAPFIRLYKEPKRRIRWIEPEQVKMLLDELPDHLVDLVKFSLCTGLRKRNVTELEWSQVDMQRNVAWIHADQAKARKSIHISLNITAMEVLRKQIGKHPERVFTYRGKPIIQVNTKAWYRALKRAGIDNFRWHDLRHTWASWLTQKGVPLNVIQEMGAWESTEMVKRYAHLAPEQFRKHAMVVDELLNDTILTQLVNQESEENT is encoded by the coding sequence ATTAGTTTCACCACACCAAGCGGCGAGCGAATTAGATGCTCTGCTGCAACTGAAGATAAAACCCAAGCACAGGAATTCCACGACAAGCTAAAAGCTGATTCTTGGCGAGTTGTGAAACTAGGGGATAAGCCAAAACGCACTTGGGATGAAGCGGCTTATAAATGGCTGATGGAAACGCAGCATAAAGCTTCACATAAGCAAGATATGAAGCAAGTTGCCTGGCTACAACAGTTCTTTAGAGGTCGCTTACTTTCTGAATTGACTCGGGAAGTGATTGCTGAAGTGGGTGAAGTGAAACGTAAGGAAACTTCACCTTCAACGGCTAATCGTTATTTAGCAACAATCCGGGCTATTTTGCGTCGAGCTGCTCTAGATTGGGAATGGATCGAGAAAGCACCTTTTATCCGGCTGTATAAGGAACCTAAACGGCGTATTCGTTGGATCGAGCCTGAACAGGTGAAAATGTTGTTAGATGAGTTACCGGATCATTTGGTTGATTTAGTAAAATTTTCACTTTGTACGGGGCTACGCAAACGAAATGTGACTGAGTTGGAATGGTCGCAAGTTGATATGCAAAGAAATGTTGCATGGATCCATGCTGATCAAGCCAAGGCAAGAAAAAGTATTCATATTTCGCTGAATATAACTGCTATGGAAGTATTGAGAAAACAAATTGGTAAACATCCGGAAAGAGTATTTACTTATCGAGGAAAGCCAATTATTCAGGTCAATACTAAAGCATGGTATAGAGCATTGAAACGGGCTGGAATAGATAACTTCCGTTGGCATGATTTGCGGCATACCTGGGCGAGTTGGTTAACTCAAAAAGGCGTTCCGTTAAATGTGATTCAAGAGATGGGTGCTTGGGAGTCAACTGAGATGGTGAAACGTTATGCTCATTTGGCTCCTGAGCAATTCAGAAAACATGCAATGGTTGTAGATGAACTCCTGAATGACACAATTTTGACACAATTGGTAAATCAGGAGTCTGAAGAAAATACCTAA
- a CDS encoding ClpXP protease specificity-enhancing factor, with translation MNINTTKPYLIRSIYDWCIDNDFTPYVSVRAYPELDVPMEYVKNGEIVFNISAKAVHELIINNDYICFTARFNGVPRKLEISLNAVKGIFAKEVNQGIAFSSDNKEEENRGKSDDEQQNSAIQNSSTYQTKKTRKPNLRIIK, from the coding sequence ATGAACATTAATACAACGAAACCATACTTAATTCGCTCAATTTATGATTGGTGCATTGACAATGATTTTACACCTTATGTGTCTGTAAGGGCCTACCCGGAATTAGATGTTCCAATGGAATATGTAAAAAATGGTGAGATAGTTTTTAATATTAGTGCAAAAGCAGTACATGAACTTATAATTAATAATGACTATATTTGTTTTACTGCACGATTTAATGGTGTTCCGAGAAAGCTAGAAATATCACTTAATGCTGTAAAGGGTATTTTTGCAAAAGAAGTAAATCAAGGAATAGCATTCTCTTCTGATAATAAGGAAGAGGAGAATCGAGGAAAGTCAGATGATGAACAGCAAAACAGTGCAATCCAAAATTCTTCAACATATCAAACCAAAAAAACACGCAAACCTAATCTTCGGATAATCAAATAA